DNA sequence from the Roseovarius sp. THAF9 genome:
ACGCGGCTTGCCATCGTCCGTGAACCCCACGAGTTCATACCGGCAGCGGAACGCGATGCCTTCTTCTTGAAGGTCTTTCACACCATCGATGGTGATCAGGATCTGGTTGCGCGCTATCGGCATGTTCGGACTCTCCCCATGAGAGCCCTTCTACTTCACGACACTAAGGCCATAAAGACATATGGAGTCAATACGACATATTGCAGAAAAATACAAATTGAGCGATAATCTGCGCAACTTTTGCGGGAGAGTGACATGAAGCGGCAGATGATGGCAGCGACGATGGGGGTGATGGCGGCGTTCGGGGCCCCGGAGAAGGCGCAGGCCTATGACATCGACTGCGCCATCATGCTTTGTATGGCAGGAGGTTTCCCCCCGAGCACTGTCTGCGCGCGCGCCTATCGCACCATGATCCGCCGCATCACGCCTTGGCCAAGCCTGCCGCCCTTTGGGGTTTGCACCTTCGCGCATGTGCCGGTCGAACTGGGTGGGCCGGGTGGACAGGGCGAGCTCGACACCAACTTGCCGGAATACGAATGGCTGAACCGGACCCATGTGATCTGGTTCACCGGGCGCTCCTACGAGCCGCGCGACGAACCACGTCAGTGGGACTGGTCGATCCGCTCCTGCGATCGCGAGAACCGCACCTGCCGCTACATCCAGCGGGTCTACGGGTCCCACACGCCCTGGCCCGCGACATTCGTCTCGGAAAGCGGTCAGGAGATCGCCTACCCGACCAGCGGTGGCCTATGGCATTTTTATGCCCGCAGCATCATGGTCGAATACGGAGACTATGAGGGCAACATGGGCCATTCGGAGTGGTTCTCTTACTGATCCTCGCTGCCTGGCGGCTTGAGTGAAAACGGCCGCACGATGACAAGTCTGACGTCGTAGCTTTCCGGATCGACAAACTGGCGCCGGCTCACGGACCCATCGTTCCAACGGTAGTCGGTGAACACATGAGTTTCCTGCGTTCCGTCGATGATAAACCCTTCCTGAAAGGGCCAGCCTGTTTTTTTCTTGCGCATAGAACTCCTGCCATATCGTTAGACTATCGATTGCGGTGCATCAGAACCGAACCGAGCGATGGCTGGCGGGAAGGAGCTAGCGTTTTTTGAAGAGTTCGGCTGGGTCGACCTTCAAGGCCTTCGCAATACGTTCGAGGAGGTCGAGGGAGGCGGCGAACCTGGCGTTCTCGACCTTGCCCATATGGCCGCGGCTCACGTCGGCCCGATGAGCAAGCTCCTCCTGGCTGAGGCCGCGGGCGCGTCTCAAGTCTTGGATGTTCAGTGCTACACGGTCCCGCAAATTCATGCCCGCGAACCGGACACGGTGCGCGAAATATCGCCACGCGATATATGTTACATTCGGAGGTGTAGAGACGAATTCTTGGAACGGCGCGAGATCGCCGGAATGGAATGCCTGCCGAAGCGCAGGTCACGGGATGATCCGTCTCGCAAACATTCTGGGCCGTTCAATCGTTCTTTCGGAAAAGGGCGGCACCGGCAATACCGGTGCCGCCAGTCGGTCGTCCACAGGGAGGTTGTAGAGGACGAATTCTACAGGGAAATTTTGGGCCGGCCAAAAATCACATAAGACTTCTTATGTTAAAATTAGATTCCGATGGCGCGGTATGCCTCCGCAATCCGGTTGATCGATACTGCATATGCAGCCGATCTCAGATCCGTGGCTGGGTCGCGGGGATCGTTCCAGCGCCGCGAAAGCTCGGCATAGGTCGAGCGCATGATGTCTTCGAGGCCGGAGCGGACGAGATCGATCTCGCGGCGGCCTTGGAAAAACTCCGCCTCGGTCTCCTTGGGAAAGGCGCGGCCAGTCATCATCTCGAGCGATCGGGCGAGCGTGCGGTGGCCCTTCTCGTCATAGCGCCGCTCCATCATGCCAAAGGGGATATGGGTAAGGTTCTTGACCCATTCGAAGTAGCTGACCGCAACGCCGCCGGCATTGGCAAAGAGATCCGGGATGATTACAACGCCTTTCTCTCGCAGGATACGATCGGCCTCAAAGGTTGTGGGCCCGTTCGCCGCCTCGACGATCAGCCGTGCCTGAAGCTGCCCGGCGTTACTGCCGTGCAGCACCTGTTCCAGCGCCGCCGGGATTAGGATATCGCAGACATCCTCCAGCCCCTTCGCGCCCTCGACGTCGAAGGTGCCGCCAGCAAATCCCTGCACCCCACCGGTGGCCACGACATGTTTCTTCAGTACCTCGATGTCGAGACCGTCCGGATTGCGGATCACTCCGTCGCGCTCGATCACTGCGGTGATGCGGCATCCATCGTCTTCGCTGAGGAACTTAGCGGCGTGATAGCCGACATTGCCAAGCCCTTGGACCACCACCGAGCGCCCTCGTAGGTCGTTGCCCGCAAAGCCCGCTTTTTGTGCATCTTCGGTGTTATAAAAGAAGGCCTGCACCGCGAACTGGACGCCGCGGCCTGTGGCTTCGGTGCGCCCCTCGATGCCGTTGCCGCCCAAGGGCTTGCCGGTGACGCAAGCCATGCCGTTAATGTCCTCGGGCTTAAGCCGACGGTATTCGTCGGCAATCCACATCATGGTTTGTTCGTTGGTGCCCAAGTCTGGTGCCGGCACGTTCATTCCGGAATTGAGAAACCCGTGCTTGATCAGCTCCTGCGCAAATCGCCGAGTGATCTTCTCCAGTTCATGTTCTTGCCAATCGCGCGGATCAATCTTAAGCGCGCCCTTGGAGCCGCCGAAGGGCACGCCGATCAATGCACACTTGTAGGTCATGAGCGCAGCGAGCGCCTCGACTTCGTCTTGATTTGATGAAAGCGAGTATCGAATGCCGCCCTTTGCTGGATTGTTGTGGGTCGAATGCACCGCACGCCAGCCGACAAAGGTGTGCATGCGACCGCGTAGACGCACACCAAAGCGGGTGACATATGTGGCATTGCAGGCCTGAATTTTTTCAGCCAATCCTTCGGTCAGTTTGAGTGACTCGGCAACGGCACAAAATGTTGCGTCAATGTCTGATAGAAAGTTAGGCCCGGATCGCGCGAGTTGCGCCTTAGGTATATTTTCTGCATCGTCCAATTTAATATTCCCGCTTACCGATATTGTTTCCGCGATCTCTTATTGGCCAAACAGGCCAATTGTATTTACGCTTTGTATGTGTTATGATGCTCCCGTTTTGACGTGAGCGACCAATCTTCTACACTCGAAAAAGGCGCGAAGCGACAAGGACAAGAGTGAGGGATTCCATCATCGTGACGCGATCCCGAAGCACATATGCAATAGAGGTTGCATATCCACGCCATGAGCGGTTGAAGTCTCTTGGTCGTCGAATCCGGCAACAAGTACTGACCCGATGCCGGCTTCGGCAGCGTACAACGCCAAATTTTGGGCAAGGCATCCCGCTTCAATGTATGCATACCGTTCACCACGTGACCCAAATGGTGGCTGCTCGGCAAAGGCCTGTCTGATCTCATTAGAATTCACGTAAAACGTTAAGATCAGTGGCGCTGTTTCAACCCATGGCTGATTACTTAGCGCCGCTTGCCGAAGTTCTTTACGGAGATCTTTTTGGCAGTGAATCTCGGTATGACCGGTCATGGGGTCGATCGTGTAGGTGCCAGTCTCAGTGCCTTCTACGTTCCCACAAGTTGCAATCAGCCTAATAGGGTACAGGGCGTGCGCAGAAGGCGCAGCGCGGCCACCTGATGGTCCGCGTTTACCTTGCGCGATCTGAATAAGGCTATCGACCGTTTCGAACGGTAGCGGCGTTTCGCTGAATTGCCTTGTCGAACATCTCAATGATAGAACCTCAGATAGGCTTAGCTCTGCGGTGGCGCTCATTTAAGTTCTCCAAATGATGCATGCACAAAATTGCCATTCAGGACTTCGGCGAAGTTCTCAAAAAAGTTATCTGAAAGCTTCTGAACAGTAGAGTTGAGCATACGGCTTCCCAGTTGCGCGACTTTCCCACCTATTTTGGCATCAACTGTATAGCTTAGCGCCGTACCGCCACTCACTTCTTCGAGCGATACGTCGGCGGCGCCACGGGCAAAGCCGGCAACGCCTCCCTTTCCTTCACCTTCGACGCGATAACGCTTGAGCGGCTCTATCTGCTTGATGTTCACATCACCAGCAAAGCGAGCCTTTACCGGACCGACTTTCAGCGTGACTGTAGCGGCATAAGCACCGTCGTCATGTTTCTTGACGCTCTCGCAGCCTGGTATGCAATGGGCAAGGACCACTTCACTATTCAATGCTTCCCAGACGGCCGCTGGCGTCGCGTTAAGAGTGTATTGACCTTCAAACTGCATGTTTCATCTCCTTGAGGGGTGCGGGACGCTGAAAATCGGAACCATGCGCCGCCCCGATCAGGGATTTCACATCGTCGATTCCCTTTTCCACAAGCCAAGTCTCGAGATCCACAAGCGCCCGAGGCAAAGCCATCGGATCAACGTACGAGACAGTTCCAAAGGCAACGGCAGCGGCACCCGCCGCCATGAATTCGATCACGTCCTTGTAATTAGCGACACCACCCATGCCGAAGATCGGCAGACTGATCGAACGATACAGTGTCCACACCATGTACACTGCCATTGGTTTGATCGCTGGGCCAGATAGTGCACCGACGCCATTGCCTATCATGGGTTTCAGAGTTTCTATGTCGATGCACATAGCGCGTGGCGCATTGACCAGTGCGACCGCATCCGCTCCAGCTGCTTCGATGGCTTGCGCCACGGATACTAGCGACGAATAGTCAGGCGCGAGTTTAGCCACTAAGGGGAGGTCTGTTTCTTGCCGCGCGCGTTTCACCAGTTTGTAAGCGGCGTCCGGGTCATATCCAAAGTCTAGTCCACCCTGTTTCAAGTTGGGGCAAGACAGGTTGAGTTCCAGTCCTTGGAAGGCGTTCAATGCGGACGCACGCGCGACAACTTCGGCGTACTCCACTTCGGTTCGACCGATGACGCTCTGAATGACAGGGACTGGCAAATCGCGTAGGCGAGGAGCGTCCACGGCTTCGAACTGTTCCCAAGAAATCGACGGAATGCCGACAGAACTGTGCAACCCCGACGGCACTTCGATTACACGGCGCGGCGGGTTGCCTGGCCATTCAATAGGACGGACCGTCTTGGGTACTAGCACGCCCATGGTTTCGACAGGGAAAAACTGATTGAAGTTCCCATGATGGCCGTAGGTGCCAGACCCTACGGTCAGTGGGTTCTTCATTTCGATGCCGGCAATATTTATGCTGAGATCAGGCATTGACAACCTCCCAGGTGTTGAAGACAGGGCCATAGTGGCAAACTTCGCGATAGGCTTTCTTTTCGCCTGCGGGATCGAGGTTCACCTCGATTACGCAGCCGTGACAGTCTCCAAATCCACAGGCCATATGCTGCTCCATCGCGGATTGCGCCGGGATGTTCAACTTTCGCGCCAACGTGTCGGCAGCGCGGATCAGGCGGTTGGAGCCACAAACATAGATGGCGTCAAAGTCAATCTTCGAAGCCTCGGCCAAAAGGTGGTCGGTAACCATGGTGACCCCGCCTGGTTGATCGTCGGAATGTAGGAACACCATGCCGCCATGATGCGAGAAAATTTCGGTGCCGACGATGTTGTCGCGGGTTCGGGCGCTGAGGAAAGCGTGGGAGGTAATGCCTCGGCTTGCGGCAAGATCTGCAAGCGTTGGCAGCGCAGCGATTCCGATCCCACGGCCGACGAGTGCAATGGTCCGCGCTTCGGCAGGTAAATCGTACCCGGTGCCAAGGGGCCCGATCAGATCGCAGGTTGTTCCAGGACGAAGGGTATCACGCATTAGGCGACAGCCTTCGCCCACGAGTTTGTAAGCGACCTGAAGGCGGGTCCTGTCGGAACTCACGCGATAGACGCTGAACGGGCGGCGCAAAAAGGGGCCATGCTCTCCGCTGACGCGAATATTGACGAATTGCCCCGGTTCGAGAGCAGCCGAAATGCTTGGGGCATCGACTTGAAGAAGCCAGTATTCCCCTGTCAGCGGTTCATTCGACACCACTGATGCGTTGATTTGTTCCATGATGACCTCGTCTCCTTGAGTATTGGATACAAAAATACACAAATACACAGTGAGTGCAAGGTGCAAAAAAGGCCGGTGTGAATCGCACCGGCCTTCCTAGGTGGCTTTGCTGGGATCAGGCGAGCGTTGCGATATTGTCCACGTTCTGCCTGACGTGCGCGCGCACGACATTTTCTACCGCTTCGGTATCTCCGATCTTCACGGTGTCAACAATGGTTCTGTGTTCGAGTCCCGCAATTTCGAATTCGCGGGACTCTGCGTAGAACTTACGGAAGTAGGGGCGCAGCATAAGGCGCATACGTTGTGCCTCCTGAATTAGAAGAGGTTTCTCACAGCAGGCGGTCAGATAATTGTGGAACTCATCATGTGCGGTGATCCACGCCGATAAATCTTCTTGTACATTGTCCATCCGCCAAAGAAGATGCTCAAGTTCGGAAATTTGGGTTGGACCAATAAATGGGAGCGCCATACGTGCCGCTAAACCTTCGAGAACTGCCCGCATTTCAATCAACTCAATAACTTCTTCCGTAGTAAACTCCGCGACCGAGGCGCCCCGATTGGCGACGATCGTCACAACGCCGTCGCCTTCGAGTTGCCGAAGTGCATCGCGTACTGGCATCCGGCTAATCCCTAGATCTTCTGCCACAGCTTCCGTCGCAACCCGCATTCCGGGCACTAGCTCGCCAGAAAGGATTGCCTCGAGAATATAGTGATAAGCGCGCTCGATCGGCGACATTTTCTTTGATAAATAGTGTTCTCGTGCCACTGTAAGCATCCTGTGTGGGTCTGGTTCGAACTGCAGAAACGGTCCGGTTGAACTTTAACCTGCCTCCAAGCATTCGCAAATAAGCTCGTAGTAGACCTGTGCGATACCGACAAGGTCTTGGACGAGAACGCTTTCTTCGTCCGAGTGAAACTGGCCTACCTCGCCAGGTCCAAGCATCACCGCTTCGGCCCCCGCACGGGAGAAGAAGCCCGCATCTAGTGCGAAGTTGCATGCAAAAGTCTCGGCCTCTTTGTAACCCGAGCGGGAAAAGGCGGCTTTCAGTTTCTTAGCGAATGTTCCGTTCGGGTCCAGTTCGTTCGGATACATGATCGGACCTTGTTCGAAGTCCAGGGTCCATGGTTCTTGGATTCTGATTCTCCTAGTCAGGGCTTCGTAGGCTTCTTCTGGCGATTCACCAGGCAGGACGCGCCTGTCATAAGTAATAGTCGCAGTGTCCGGCACCGTGTGGGTGGCATTTGGCAGGGTCTTCAGCGCGGTGGGAGTTAGCGTCGCAGGGCCGAAAACAGGATGATCCGCGACGCCGAGATCAAATGTTTCGAGGTTTTCAAGAATATGGCGAGCGCCGGACAAGGCGTTGATCCCATTCCAGGGCGACGATGAGTGCGCCGCTTTGCCGTGGACGTGAATGTCGAAGTCCACCCGGCCCTTGTTCCCCGTCGCGATTTTACTGTCGGTCCCGATACAGATGCAGGCAAAGTCCGGCATTTCGCCGATGTTTTTCATCGCGGCGCGCACGGCATCATGGCGTCCGGTTTCGCCGGCAGTTGTCAGGACTACGGTCAGACGACCTTTGAGCTTATCTTCGGCGATTGCTTGGGCTAGCGCAGCTAGCACTGCGGTCAAAGCGGTCTTTTGTTCGGCCACGCCGCGGCCGCGAACAGCCGGGCCGTGCGCGGTTTCGATCAACCGCGGCGTAAACGGATCGGTCATCCGATTCGCTGGATGCGTCATTGCGTAAGCTACGAACAGCAGGGAGGCCCCGGCATCCCTCGGTCCTGCTTGGGCGATCAGGTTGCCGTGATTATCGAAGTGAACGTCTGCACCGACCTCCTTGAAGCGCGGAGCAGCACATTTCCGGATGAAGTCATGAATTTTAGGGTCTTCTTCCAGCAAATCAGTCTGTTGGCTGGGAAAAGATACGAAGCTTTTTAGCTGTTCGATCAGAGCCGCTTCGCTCAGAAATGAAGGTGTTTGTTGTTGTGGCATAGGTTTGGCCCCTAGGTTTTGAAATCAAGTCTTGCATCTCACATTGGATACATTAATACATAAATACACATTTGCAACCTCGGAACGGCTCATGTTGGTCAACATGACGTCGACAAACAAAAAAGTAGGAGATGTACCAATGGGGATTAGAAATATAGCGAAAGCTGGAGCGGTTGCGTTTGCGACCTCTGCGCTTATGGTTGGCGCCGCGTCGGCGCAGGATACCGTCCTGCGTCTGAGCCACACGACCGCCGAAACGATGGATCAAGGGTCACACGCATGGGCGGTAATCTTCAAGGAAGCAGTGGAAGCGCAGACGGCTGGTGATATCGAAGTGCGCATCCTCGGCGCCAACGCTGCCGGTGCCGAACGTGAACAGATCGAGAAAACGCAAGCCGGCATCAATCAGATCACCATCAACAGTGAAATCCTGATGCCAAGTTTCTTCCCGCCGGCACGGGTCTTGGGCATTCCGTTCCTTTTTAAATCCGACGCTGTGGCGTGGGAAGTGCTGGACGGCCCCTTTGGCGACGAGTTCGAACAAGCTTGGCAGGAGGCTACGGGTCTACGCGTGCTCAGTATCTTCAACGCTGGTTTCCGCAGTTTCTTTAGCAGCGATCACCCAGTCCATGGCCCCGCAGATCTGGCCGGGCTCAAGATCCGCACTGGTGAGAACGATGCGCACATTGCCATGGTGAAGGAGCTGGGGGGAAGTCCGGTACCAATTTCCTGGTCTGAAGTCTACACGTCGCTGCAGCAGGGAGTGGTCGACGGGATGGAGAACCCTCCCGGCCTAGCCTATGCCATGAAGTTTCATGAGCATCTGGAATATCTGACGCTTGACCGTCACTTGTTCAGCATCCATGCCGCAATGATTAATGAGGGCGCATATCAGTCGCTGACCGATGAGCAAAAGCAAATCGTTCAGGAAGCGGCGAAGACCGCGAACATCGTTGCTCGCGCCACCGTGCTCTTGGACGAGCGTCATGCGCTCGCGGACTTGGAGGACGCTGGAATCGAAATCTATTCGCCGACACCGGAAGAATACGCTGAGTTTCGTGATCTCGGGCGCCCGGCTGTCGAGCAGATGGTGCGTGACGAAATCGGTGACGAATGGGTGGACACCCTGCTGGGCGCCATTGCCGACGCGGAAGCGAATGTTGGGCAGCCCTAATCGTGCACCGATAGGCGCAAAATAATAGGAGTGACCCCAGTATGCTTGGAAAAATCGACAACGCCATCCTGCTTGTGACTAGAAGCGCAGTGGTTCTCTTGCTGGCAGCGATGTTTGGTGCGACGCTTGCCGGGGTCTTCTTTCGATATGTTTTGAACGATGCGCTCGCCTGGTCCGAGGAGGTCGCCCGCTATTGCATGGTGTGGCTATCCCTTCTCGGCGGAGGGCTCGTCTTTCGGGGAGGCGGGCATATTGCGGTCGATTTGCTTGTTTCGCGGATCGGATCGCGGACTCTGCGCACCGCGGTGATCCGACTTGCACAGGCCATCGTGGCTGTGGTGCTCGTAGTCTTGCTTTGGCAGGGATTTGAGTTGATGGGCCGTGGTAAGTATATGACCACCGCGGCACTAAGCTTACCCATGTACATACCCTATGCCGCGCTTCCAGTTGGTGGGCTCCTGATGCTCTATCACCTTATAGCTGCCGAATTCTTCACGCGCGACGACAACCCTGGGCCTCGGTCCAGGTTTGACGACGCGCCATAACTGGGAGACCCGCAAAGTGCTTGCTCTCACCCTCTTCGTGTCAATGCTGGTTTTCCTGCTCATGGGCGTTCCCGTTGCATTCGCGATTGCAGCCGCAGCGCTGCTGACTGTTGAATTTCTTCTGCCATCAATGCCGCTCGTGTTGTTGCCGATGAGTATGTTCAACGGTATGGACTCCTTTCCCATGATGGCGATCCCGTTTTTCGTTCTCGCCGGCGAATTAATGAACCGGGGCGGCATTTCGATGCAGTTGGTGCAGTTCTCACAGTCTGTTGTCGGGCATATTCGCGGCGGTTTGGGGCACACCAACATCGTTTCGAACGCGATCATGTCATCGATATCTGGATCAGCACTTGCCAATATCGCGGCGGTGGGCCGTGTAATGATCCCCGCGATGCGCAAGGACGGCTACGACCAGTCCTTTGCCACGAGCATTACGATCGGGGCATCCTTGCTCGGACCGATCATCCCTCCGAGCATAACAATGGTGATTTTCGCGGTAACCGCAAACCAATCAGTCGGGGCACTGTTCCTTGCCGGAATCGTGCCGGGTCTGTTGATCTGTTTCGGGATGATGGCCGTGGTCTACGTGCGCTCTAGGCAACGCAATTTTGGCACGATTGTCCCATTTTCTTTCAAACGTGTCTGGACCGAGTTTCGCGGCTCGATCGTAGCCCTTTTTATGCCCTTCATTATTCTAGGCGGGATATTTGGCGGAATCATGACCCCGACCGAAGCGGCGGCGGTCGCGGCCTTCTACGCGTTGGTCGTAAGCGTGGTATTTTATCGCACCATCACCATCAAGGATCTGTGGGACGTTGCGCTTTCGACCGCCAAGACAACGAGTTTTATCATGCTGGTAATCGGCGCGGCGCGGGTGTTTTCGGACGTGATGCTGTCGGAGGGTGTCCCCGGGCAAATCGCTCAGGCGTTGCTGGGGCTGTCGGGTAATCCGATCATCCTACTGTTGCTGATCAATTTGCTACTGCTGATCGTTGGCTTCGTCATGGATACTACAGCTGCAATAATCATCTTGGTACCGGTCTTGATGCCGGTCGCTATGGAGCTCGGGATTGATCCAATTACATTTGGCGTCCTGATGAGTATCAACCTTGTAATTGGCATGGCTACACCGCCAGTTGGCGTGGCGCTTTTTCTGGGAAGCGAAGTATCAGGCTTACGTGTCGAGAAAATTGCAGGGCCAGTAGCTCTGATGCTCACCGTTCACCTTGCAGTTTTAATGTTGGTCACCTTTGTGCCGGCTGTAAGTATCTGGCTGCCCGGACTGTTTGGATATTGAGGCTACAATGAAATCTTATGCTTTCGAATACACTCGTGTCTCATCGCTTGATGAAGCGCTGGAATGCCTGAAAGAGGACGACGAGGCCAATATCATCGCGGGGGGCCAAAGTTTAATGCCGATGCTGGCAATGCGCCTTGCTGCACCGTCCCGGTTGGTGGACATTGGTGGGTTGAAAGAGTTGCGTGGTATTGAAGTTACTGAAAATTGCGTACGGATCGGCGCTCTCGCCCGCCATGTTGAGGTGCTGAAAAGTGACGTGATTGCATCCTCAGTGCCCTTGCTGGCTCGCGCGATCCGTGAGGTGGCACACCCCGCAATTCGAAATCGTGGCACCTTCGGGGGCAGTGTCTGCTTGGCCGATCCGGCAGCTGAGATACCTGCTGTCTGCGTTGCCTTAAACGCCACATTTGAAGTGGCTGGGCCAAATGGTCGACGGATGATCCCAGCTCGCGAGTTCTTTGTCGATGTATATGAAACCGCACTGCTTCCGGGTGAGGTAATGATCGCGGCGGAGTTACCAGTATCCGCACCAGGCGATCGGGTGGCATTTCACGAGCTTGCGCGAAGACATGGTGACTTTGCCATTGTCGGCGTCGCCCTACGAGGAAATGTTCTAGAGAATACTCTGCAAGAACTGGACATTTGCGTATTCGGCGCATCATCAAGCGCGTGTCTCGTGCCAACGGCCGCGCGGGAACTCGTCGAGATACCCTATAGTCCCGAGGCGGTTGAAGCTGCTTGTGCCTCGCTGTCTCATGTCCTTACGCCGCAGGAAGATGCGCAGGCAACGAGCGAGATGCGCTGCCATCTGGCTCGTGTACTGTTGCGTCGCGGATTGGCAGACTTAATGAACAATGAGGCCCTAAGATGAGCGAAATTACGCAAACCGTTACCTTAAGGGTCAATGGCGAACTGCAAGTAGTTACTGTTCCAACCCGAAAGCATCTCGCCGACCTCTTGCGCGAAGATTTGGGGTTTACCAGTGTGCATGTTGGCTGTGAACACGGGGTCTGCGGATCCTGTACTGTTCGAATTGACGGAGCCATTCAGCGCTCGTGTCTTGTCCTTGGCGTGCAGGCCGAAGGCGCACAAGTTGAGACCCTCGAGTATCTGTCGACACAAGACACGACGGGAGATCTGGTTGAGGCCTTTGTGTCCGAAAATGCGCTGCAATGCGGTTTTTGCACGCCAGGGATGATAATCTCGTGTGCAGCCTTGCTTGCTGAGACACCTAGTCCGTCCCGGGAACAGGTGCGTGATTTTCTGTCTGGTAACTACTGCCGTTGCACAGGGTATCAGGCAATCGTCGAAGCGGTCATGAAAGTGGCAGCCGCGCGTCGTATCGAGATTGGAGAAAAAGTATGAGTAGGGTTCTGCTTCGCGCACCAATCGGACAGTCTCTTCCGCGTGAACGTGCCCGTCGTTTTGCTTCGGGTCGAGGACGCTATACGGACGATTGTGCGATTCCCCGTGGTCTGCACGCGGCCTTTCTGCGTTCGCCTATTGCCCGGGGCGATATTGTCGAGATCAACATTCAGGCTGCGCGCGAGACTGATGGTGTCCTGCTGGTCCTGACCCACGAAGAGATTGCCGGTCACTATTCACCCTGGGAGGCGAACAACCAGTTGCTGCCGGACATGAAGTCGCCAGAACAGCCAGCCCTGCCGTCCCGGCGGGTGAACTATGTCGGCGAACCGTTAGTCATGGTCGTGGCGACGAGCCGCGCGATTGCCGAGGACGCGGTCGAACAGGTTTTCGTGGATATCGAACCGCTTGAAGCCGTGGCGAGCATCGATGCCGCTTTGGCTTCTGATGCCGAAGCCATACACGAAGGTGCTCCAGACAACGTTTGTGCGGACCTGACTTCAGGCAACGGCGCGTTTGGCACGCCCTTCGTTAAAGCCGATTTGGTACTGGAAGAGACGCTGGACTTTGGACGGCACACGGCGTGTACACTTGAGACGCGTTCAATGGTCGCCGACTATGACCCCAGTACCGGATCGCTGCATCTCCGTATTTCGCATCAATGCCCGCATCAGCTCCAAGCCGAGTTGGCGAAAATCCTTCGCTTGCCGCAACACCGGGTCCGGGTGTCCTCCGAAGATGTAGGCGGGGCCTATGGACTAAAGCAGCAGCTTTACCAGGAAGACGTCCTTGTCTGTCTAGCGGCCATGCAGCTTGGCCGTCCGGTGCGCTTCGTCGCTGATCGGATGGAAGCCTTTGCAAGCGACAACCATGCGCGTGAACACAGAGTGACCGCGCGGGTCGCAGCCACGTCAGAGGGGCGTATCACGGGGTTCGAGGTCGATGATCTTTTCCCGATCGGTGCGTTTCCGCAGTATCCCCGCACATCTTTGGGTGAGGGCAACCATGTGCTACGCATGTCGGCAGCGGGCTATGACATCGTCGACATGCGGTCGCGCTTGCGGTTGCTATTTCAGAATAAGGCATTAGTCGGGCATTATCGCTCGGTCGGGCACCCTGTAGCATGTGCCATCACCGAGCACATGGTGGATCGGCTCGCCCGGGAGCTGAGGCTTGCGCCGGAGGCGGTTCGCCGCCTGAATTTCCACGAGGACTCCTCTTACCCGCTTGACACACCGACCGGAGTGCACCTGCATTACCTGTCTCAACACGCCTGTCTTGAACAACTCTTGTCCGATATGGACATTGGAGCTCTTCGGAAAGAGCAGGACGCATTGCGGCTACAGGGAATATATCGTGGTATAGGTCTTGCGAGCTTTGTTGAGCTTACAGGAACCGGCAAT
Encoded proteins:
- a CDS encoding M20 family metallopeptidase, producing the protein MPQQQTPSFLSEAALIEQLKSFVSFPSQQTDLLEEDPKIHDFIRKCAAPRFKEVGADVHFDNHGNLIAQAGPRDAGASLLFVAYAMTHPANRMTDPFTPRLIETAHGPAVRGRGVAEQKTALTAVLAALAQAIAEDKLKGRLTVVLTTAGETGRHDAVRAAMKNIGEMPDFACICIGTDSKIATGNKGRVDFDIHVHGKAAHSSSPWNGINALSGARHILENLETFDLGVADHPVFGPATLTPTALKTLPNATHTVPDTATITYDRRVLPGESPEEAYEALTRRIRIQEPWTLDFEQGPIMYPNELDPNGTFAKKLKAAFSRSGYKEAETFACNFALDAGFFSRAGAEAVMLGPGEVGQFHSDEESVLVQDLVGIAQVYYELICECLEAG
- a CDS encoding TRAP transporter substrate-binding protein — encoded protein: MLVNMTSTNKKVGDVPMGIRNIAKAGAVAFATSALMVGAASAQDTVLRLSHTTAETMDQGSHAWAVIFKEAVEAQTAGDIEVRILGANAAGAEREQIEKTQAGINQITINSEILMPSFFPPARVLGIPFLFKSDAVAWEVLDGPFGDEFEQAWQEATGLRVLSIFNAGFRSFFSSDHPVHGPADLAGLKIRTGENDAHIAMVKELGGSPVPISWSEVYTSLQQGVVDGMENPPGLAYAMKFHEHLEYLTLDRHLFSIHAAMINEGAYQSLTDEQKQIVQEAAKTANIVARATVLLDERHALADLEDAGIEIYSPTPEEYAEFRDLGRPAVEQMVRDEIGDEWVDTLLGAIADAEANVGQP
- a CDS encoding TRAP transporter small permease; the encoded protein is MLGKIDNAILLVTRSAVVLLLAAMFGATLAGVFFRYVLNDALAWSEEVARYCMVWLSLLGGGLVFRGGGHIAVDLLVSRIGSRTLRTAVIRLAQAIVAVVLVVLLWQGFELMGRGKYMTTAALSLPMYIPYAALPVGGLLMLYHLIAAEFFTRDDNPGPRSRFDDAP
- a CDS encoding TRAP transporter large permease: MLALTLFVSMLVFLLMGVPVAFAIAAAALLTVEFLLPSMPLVLLPMSMFNGMDSFPMMAIPFFVLAGELMNRGGISMQLVQFSQSVVGHIRGGLGHTNIVSNAIMSSISGSALANIAAVGRVMIPAMRKDGYDQSFATSITIGASLLGPIIPPSITMVIFAVTANQSVGALFLAGIVPGLLICFGMMAVVYVRSRQRNFGTIVPFSFKRVWTEFRGSIVALFMPFIILGGIFGGIMTPTEAAAVAAFYALVVSVVFYRTITIKDLWDVALSTAKTTSFIMLVIGAARVFSDVMLSEGVPGQIAQALLGLSGNPIILLLLINLLLLIVGFVMDTTAAIIILVPVLMPVAMELGIDPITFGVLMSINLVIGMATPPVGVALFLGSEVSGLRVEKIAGPVALMLTVHLAVLMLVTFVPAVSIWLPGLFGY
- a CDS encoding xanthine dehydrogenase family protein subunit M yields the protein MKSYAFEYTRVSSLDEALECLKEDDEANIIAGGQSLMPMLAMRLAAPSRLVDIGGLKELRGIEVTENCVRIGALARHVEVLKSDVIASSVPLLARAIREVAHPAIRNRGTFGGSVCLADPAAEIPAVCVALNATFEVAGPNGRRMIPAREFFVDVYETALLPGEVMIAAELPVSAPGDRVAFHELARRHGDFAIVGVALRGNVLENTLQELDICVFGASSSACLVPTAARELVEIPYSPEAVEAACASLSHVLTPQEDAQATSEMRCHLARVLLRRGLADLMNNEALR
- a CDS encoding (2Fe-2S)-binding protein — translated: MSEITQTVTLRVNGELQVVTVPTRKHLADLLREDLGFTSVHVGCEHGVCGSCTVRIDGAIQRSCLVLGVQAEGAQVETLEYLSTQDTTGDLVEAFVSENALQCGFCTPGMIISCAALLAETPSPSREQVRDFLSGNYCRCTGYQAIVEAVMKVAAARRIEIGEKV